A portion of the Nitrospira sp. genome contains these proteins:
- a CDS encoding NAD-dependent malic enzyme, with product MPMSEIGPYSNYRLTVRLELTNKPGIFAHVAALLAEEEANLGAVDLVSATKTRMVRDLTFDVQSEEHGEKVLARLHALPDVTVLSASDRIFLLHLGGKIRVGSKVPISTRNVLSMVYTPGVGRVSQAIAKEKSKVYTFTSKSNSVAVVSDGSAVLGLGNLGPEAALPVMEGKVMLFKELAGIDAWPICVSTQEPDDIVRIVQGIAPGFGGINLEDISAPRCFEIEQKLKQSLDIPVMHDDQHGTAVVLLAALTNALRVTGKPLDQVRIVVNGLGAAGTACCRILLAAGAMHVLGCDKEGIILSGETEQLRACRTDLQACLTRDNPKGALRDALKGADVFIGLSVGNVVTAADLDLMAPDRIVFALANPDPEVPPEIGSANSRIFATGRSDYPNQINNALAFPGIFRGALDVQASEINEAMKLAAAQAIAHVIPENTLGEDYIIPSIFDKEVVPSVARAVAAAARASGVARRRARMDDPPLPE from the coding sequence GTGCCTATGAGTGAGATCGGCCCATATTCGAACTACCGACTGACAGTCAGATTGGAATTGACGAATAAGCCCGGCATTTTTGCGCATGTGGCGGCGTTGTTGGCTGAGGAAGAGGCCAATCTTGGGGCGGTCGATTTGGTGTCGGCGACCAAGACACGCATGGTGCGAGACCTCACGTTCGATGTCCAGAGCGAGGAACATGGTGAAAAGGTATTGGCACGGTTGCATGCGTTGCCTGATGTGACCGTGTTGTCCGCTTCCGACCGGATTTTTCTTCTTCATCTTGGAGGCAAGATTCGGGTGGGCAGTAAGGTCCCGATCAGTACCAGGAACGTGCTCTCCATGGTCTATACGCCGGGAGTGGGACGGGTGTCGCAGGCCATCGCGAAGGAGAAGTCCAAAGTCTATACCTTTACGAGTAAGAGCAATAGTGTGGCAGTCGTCTCGGATGGCTCCGCCGTACTGGGGTTGGGGAATCTCGGGCCGGAGGCGGCGCTTCCCGTTATGGAAGGCAAGGTGATGCTCTTCAAAGAGCTGGCCGGGATCGATGCCTGGCCCATTTGTGTGAGTACGCAAGAACCGGATGACATTGTTCGAATCGTCCAAGGAATCGCACCTGGGTTCGGCGGGATTAATTTGGAAGATATCAGTGCACCGCGGTGTTTTGAAATTGAGCAGAAGTTGAAACAATCCCTCGATATCCCCGTGATGCATGATGATCAGCATGGCACGGCTGTGGTGTTGCTCGCTGCGTTGACGAATGCCCTTCGGGTCACCGGAAAGCCACTGGACCAGGTCCGGATTGTCGTCAATGGGCTTGGTGCTGCCGGTACGGCCTGTTGCCGCATATTGCTGGCGGCTGGTGCCATGCATGTGCTGGGATGCGATAAGGAGGGCATCATTCTTTCCGGGGAAACCGAGCAACTCCGGGCCTGCCGAACCGACCTCCAGGCTTGTTTGACGCGGGACAATCCGAAGGGCGCGTTGCGTGATGCGTTGAAAGGCGCCGATGTTTTCATCGGTCTGTCAGTCGGCAATGTCGTGACGGCAGCGGATCTTGATCTGATGGCTCCCGATCGAATCGTCTTTGCATTGGCGAACCCAGATCCGGAAGTGCCTCCTGAAATCGGCAGTGCCAATAGCAGGATCTTTGCCACGGGGCGATCAGACTATCCGAACCAGATCAACAATGCTCTGGCGTTTCCCGGGATCTTTCGGGGGGCGCTCGATGTGCAGGCCAGTGAGATCAACGAAGCCATGAAGTTGGCAGCGGCACAGGCCATTGCGCATGTGATCCCGGAGAATACGCTGGGTGAGGATTACATCATTCCCAGCATCTTCGACAAGGAAGTCGTCCCCAGCGTGGCGAGGGCCGTGGCGGCAGCAGCTCGCGCGAGCGGAGTCGCCAGAAGACGGGCAAGAATGGACGATCCGCCCCTTCCTGAGTAA
- a CDS encoding DUF255 domain-containing protein produces MSSSSTSGKPNRLIHETSPYLLQHAYNPVDWYPWGPEALQLAKEKKRPILLSIGYSACHWCHVMEKESFENQGIAELMNRWFICIKVDREERPDLDEIYMAATIAMNHGQGGWPMTVFLTPEQQPFFAGTYFPPEDRWGRPGFGSVLKKIADYWETRPSEVLEQAKELTAQLQDSRQRLSPVSISESVLEEAVVQFKDEFDETHGGFGTAPKFPPAMGLSLLLRSHRRSGDAHTLTMVTKTLDMMAAGGIYDHLGGGFARYSTDARWLVPHFEKMLYDNALLARVYVEAYQVTKKPLYRDVATDVLDYICREMTGPEGGFYSSTDADSEGIEGKFFVWTPNQIREVLQSDEDTQRFCALYDITESGNWEHTNIPNRLRPIEEVARQLNLTTDELLESASRARPLLYEARRQRVPPGLDDKIITSWNGMMLSAMAEAARIFDDARYLQQATRTADYLLRYHAKPDGRLLRTSRAGRAHLDAYLEDYAYLTEGLVDLYEAGAAESYLHVAARLADHLMTDFHDKEQGGFFTTAQQHETLILRHREGTDGATPSANAVAASALARLSWHFDRDDWRRAATAAIRAYGRQATRYPRAFAKSLAVVDFLTEGPVELALVGEASQDALRSLRQAVAQCYLPNRIIATSSSLTPSSLPLLQNRPTVSGMPTLYICRNYTCRQPITDPRAVTEALQTDQSASVELRHEPRLLRGTVLAGQATVQGTATYASRMLSRSGQAGLAQGLTPLGTTGLTATRIGFGTYRVDTQHVEYRTALTQALRTSCNLIDTSTNYTDGDSERLVGSVLAELVASGEIRRDELIVISKIGYIQGQNLKMAEAKEKTGHPYPDMVKYGDGIWHCIHPEFLADQLTSSLDRLGLTTLDVCLLHNPEYFLLAAPHQGASELETLRTDFYDRLQQAFAYFETQVAAGRLQYYGVSSNTVALSADDPEGTSLSHMVQAAETAARSLGNSTHHFQVLQCPMNLFESGPAAIANTGPSCAQTVLDYARQHHIAVLVNRPLNAMVARNKMIRLAELPVDDTSIDLDRQLSAVNTLEQEYRTSLAPGIQPAGTEHTPSDYFNWSAELRRILPQIQGLEHWEQIEHHMIAPQVNQVLQLLSRQLSGSAAEQWEQWRQRYIPELLTLLRAFRQEATLRSRAHTERIARIIRPLLPNAHHTASLSQQMCWLLSSTPGVTCVLNGMRTPKYVEDSLAVLSWTPISETQPIYEGAQTLRQ; encoded by the coding sequence ATGTCCTCATCTTCCACCAGCGGCAAGCCGAATCGGCTCATCCACGAAACCAGCCCCTATCTGCTGCAGCATGCCTACAACCCCGTCGACTGGTATCCCTGGGGGCCGGAGGCGCTGCAACTCGCGAAAGAAAAGAAGCGTCCCATCCTCCTTTCCATCGGGTACTCTGCCTGCCACTGGTGCCATGTCATGGAGAAGGAATCGTTCGAGAATCAGGGCATCGCGGAACTCATGAATCGGTGGTTCATCTGTATCAAAGTTGACCGAGAAGAGCGACCTGATCTCGATGAGATCTATATGGCCGCCACAATCGCCATGAATCATGGGCAAGGTGGTTGGCCCATGACCGTCTTCCTGACACCGGAGCAGCAACCATTTTTTGCCGGCACATACTTTCCTCCTGAGGATCGCTGGGGGCGACCTGGCTTTGGTTCTGTCCTGAAGAAAATTGCCGACTATTGGGAGACACGCCCCTCAGAGGTCCTGGAGCAGGCCAAAGAACTGACCGCCCAGTTGCAAGATTCACGGCAACGCCTCTCCCCTGTCTCGATCAGCGAATCAGTCCTAGAAGAGGCCGTCGTTCAGTTCAAAGACGAGTTCGACGAGACCCATGGCGGCTTTGGAACGGCGCCCAAGTTTCCCCCCGCCATGGGTCTATCGCTCTTGCTTCGGAGCCATCGACGATCAGGCGATGCTCACACGCTGACCATGGTAACCAAGACTCTCGACATGATGGCAGCCGGTGGGATCTACGACCATCTCGGCGGTGGCTTTGCACGCTACTCTACGGATGCCCGATGGCTGGTCCCTCATTTCGAAAAAATGCTCTATGACAATGCCCTCTTAGCGCGCGTGTATGTTGAAGCCTATCAAGTCACCAAGAAACCACTCTATCGGGATGTCGCAACCGACGTGCTTGATTATATCTGCCGCGAGATGACCGGTCCTGAAGGCGGATTCTACTCCTCAACCGATGCCGACTCCGAAGGCATCGAAGGCAAGTTCTTTGTCTGGACTCCGAACCAGATCAGAGAGGTCCTCCAAAGCGACGAAGACACGCAGCGATTCTGTGCGCTGTACGACATCACGGAATCCGGCAATTGGGAACATACGAATATCCCTAATCGGCTGCGACCAATCGAAGAGGTCGCGAGACAGCTGAATCTGACCACGGACGAGTTGCTGGAAAGTGCCTCCCGTGCAAGGCCTCTGCTGTATGAAGCGAGGAGGCAGCGCGTGCCTCCTGGACTCGATGACAAGATCATCACCTCGTGGAACGGCATGATGCTCTCAGCCATGGCTGAAGCCGCACGCATCTTTGACGACGCCCGATATCTCCAGCAAGCCACGCGGACTGCCGACTACCTGCTGCGATACCATGCCAAACCTGATGGACGGTTACTTCGCACCTCACGAGCCGGTCGTGCACATCTCGACGCGTATCTGGAAGACTATGCCTACCTCACTGAAGGCTTGGTGGATCTCTACGAAGCCGGTGCCGCTGAATCCTATCTCCATGTCGCCGCCCGATTAGCCGATCACTTGATGACAGACTTTCATGACAAGGAGCAGGGGGGATTCTTCACCACGGCACAACAGCACGAAACCCTCATCCTCCGTCACCGCGAAGGCACAGACGGTGCGACACCCAGCGCCAATGCGGTTGCGGCGTCTGCCCTCGCCAGGCTGTCCTGGCACTTCGATCGAGATGACTGGCGCCGTGCGGCCACCGCCGCGATACGCGCCTACGGCCGACAGGCGACTCGCTATCCTCGTGCGTTTGCCAAGAGTCTTGCCGTCGTTGATTTTTTGACGGAAGGTCCGGTGGAACTGGCTCTTGTCGGTGAGGCCTCGCAGGACGCGCTCCGTTCGCTTCGACAAGCCGTGGCCCAATGTTATTTGCCCAACCGCATTATCGCGACAAGTTCATCGTTGACACCGTCGTCGCTGCCTCTGTTGCAGAACCGACCAACCGTCTCCGGCATGCCCACTCTCTACATTTGCCGAAATTACACCTGCCGACAGCCGATCACAGATCCTCGTGCCGTAACAGAGGCTTTACAAACTGATCAATCCGCCAGCGTGGAGCTGCGGCATGAACCAAGACTGCTGCGCGGCACCGTGCTGGCTGGACAGGCAACTGTACAGGGGACGGCCACCTACGCATCCCGCATGCTATCCCGAAGCGGACAGGCCGGGCTGGCCCAAGGCCTGACACCGCTCGGTACGACCGGTCTCACCGCGACACGGATTGGATTCGGCACCTATCGAGTCGACACCCAGCATGTTGAGTATCGCACGGCGCTCACACAGGCCCTACGAACCTCCTGCAACCTTATCGACACCTCCACGAACTACACGGACGGGGACAGTGAGCGATTGGTGGGATCCGTGCTGGCTGAGCTCGTGGCATCCGGTGAGATTCGGCGCGATGAACTCATTGTGATCTCTAAAATCGGGTACATCCAGGGGCAGAATCTGAAGATGGCGGAAGCGAAGGAAAAGACTGGGCATCCCTATCCCGATATGGTGAAATATGGGGACGGGATTTGGCATTGCATTCATCCCGAGTTTTTGGCCGACCAGCTGACCTCATCACTGGATCGTCTTGGCCTGACGACACTCGACGTCTGTCTGCTCCATAACCCCGAATATTTCCTCTTGGCAGCGCCGCATCAGGGCGCATCAGAGTTGGAAACGCTACGCACAGATTTCTATGATCGGCTTCAACAAGCCTTTGCCTATTTTGAGACACAGGTGGCGGCTGGACGCCTCCAATATTATGGTGTATCCTCGAACACGGTCGCATTGTCCGCTGATGACCCGGAAGGAACATCCCTCTCGCACATGGTACAGGCAGCTGAAACCGCGGCACGTTCTCTCGGGAATTCCACCCATCACTTTCAGGTATTGCAGTGCCCGATGAATCTTTTCGAATCAGGACCTGCCGCCATCGCCAATACCGGACCCTCGTGTGCACAAACGGTTCTTGACTATGCACGGCAACACCACATCGCCGTGCTGGTGAATCGGCCATTGAATGCCATGGTGGCACGCAACAAGATGATACGGCTTGCGGAACTCCCCGTTGATGACACATCGATCGACCTTGATCGGCAGCTGAGCGCGGTGAACACCCTTGAACAGGAGTATCGGACCTCCCTTGCCCCAGGTATCCAACCGGCTGGGACCGAACACACTCCGAGCGACTACTTCAATTGGTCTGCGGAATTGCGACGCATCCTGCCACAGATTCAAGGGCTCGAACATTGGGAACAGATCGAGCACCACATGATTGCGCCACAAGTCAATCAGGTTCTCCAACTGCTTTCACGCCAGCTCTCCGGTAGTGCCGCCGAGCAATGGGAACAGTGGCGACAACGGTATATTCCTGAGCTCCTGACTCTTCTACGTGCATTCAGACAGGAGGCAACCCTGCGAAGTCGGGCACACACTGAGCGAATCGCTCGCATCATCCGTCCGCTCTTGCCGAACGCACACCATACCGCCTCGCTCTCCCAGCAGATGTGCTGGCTCCTGAGCAGCACGCCGGGAGTGACCTGCGTCTTAAACGGCATGCGAACACCGAAGTATGTTGAGGATTCATTGGCAGTCTTGAGCTGGACGCCGATCAGCGAAACCCAGCCGATCTATGAAGGAGCCCAGACACTCCGTCAGTGA
- a CDS encoding OmpA family protein, whose translation MIPVRSVTLVGLLSLTALLIPGCSSRSGSLIGQDLRGQEERIAEPAIKEIPPTDAHLTGSRTSSAMQSELMARNATGLDSGMLADILFDFDQDVIGTEEMRILDTNVQRLQHDRVTHLLLEGRGDDIGTSAYNLVLGERRAKSVQASLQQRGLAIDVITTSYGKDRPLCFEHTGECRQKNRSVHLVIQ comes from the coding sequence ATGATTCCGGTACGCAGTGTGACGCTCGTCGGCCTCCTCAGTCTCACCGCTCTGCTGATACCTGGGTGCTCCTCCAGGTCAGGATCCCTCATTGGTCAGGACTTACGTGGACAGGAGGAACGGATTGCTGAGCCAGCGATTAAGGAAATCCCACCAACCGATGCCCACCTCACGGGCTCGCGTACAAGTTCCGCTATGCAGTCTGAACTGATGGCCCGCAATGCCACCGGGCTCGATTCCGGTATGCTCGCCGACATCTTATTCGATTTTGACCAGGACGTGATCGGAACGGAAGAAATGCGAATCTTAGATACAAATGTTCAACGACTTCAGCACGACAGAGTCACACATCTCCTCTTGGAGGGGCGCGGTGATGACATCGGAACATCGGCGTACAATCTCGTCCTCGGGGAGCGTCGAGCCAAAAGCGTCCAGGCCTCGCTGCAACAACGCGGACTCGCCATCGACGTGATCACAACAAGCTATGGGAAAGATCGTCCGCTCTGCTTTGAGCACACCGGCGAATGTCGGCAGAAAAATCGCAGCGTTCATCTGGTCATCCAATAG
- a CDS encoding Ppx/GppA family phosphatase has translation MPKLAVIDIGTNSIHMVLAEILPDASFKILDRFKDITRLGNGVFATRRLSDESMARAMNVLKTLVTLAHNKGFERITAVATSAVREAQNGGEFVAMIQEQIGLRVRVISGVEEARLIFLGVKNSIALPDGPTLVVDIGGGSVELIAGNRDGLMHGTSLKLGAIRLTEQCLPKTPPSESMMRSLETVVTTHLRDAIESFKMKKFHSLVATSGMAGNVGEVVHLRQMGRPLPQHNLATVLLKHIRSLEAELARSSVKDRLAIPGLDPKRVDTLLPTTVVLRCLLELSDLQEITLCDKAIREGIIYDFIARHREGLKAEQDFPDVRRRNVIGLARRCHAPEGHSLHVASLALQLFDQTKREHHLGDQERTWLEYAAILHDVGYHINPRQHHKHTYYLIKHSDLGGLTAEDIDVVASIARYHRRALPTVKHEEFNSLPPRLQRAVKILASLLRIADGLDRTHFSLIQRVQIKFGKQITIDVHLTGDAEMELWAAKNRADLFEQVFRRPVQFSGVPLKADQS, from the coding sequence GTGCCTAAACTGGCCGTCATCGACATCGGAACGAACTCCATTCACATGGTGCTGGCAGAGATCCTTCCTGATGCCAGCTTTAAAATTCTGGACCGGTTTAAAGACATCACCCGATTGGGCAACGGGGTGTTCGCCACCCGACGCCTTTCCGATGAATCCATGGCCCGCGCGATGAATGTACTCAAAACATTGGTCACACTCGCCCACAACAAGGGATTTGAGCGCATCACGGCCGTGGCGACCAGCGCGGTGCGTGAAGCCCAAAACGGCGGCGAGTTTGTTGCGATGATCCAGGAACAAATCGGGCTGAGAGTCCGTGTCATCAGCGGGGTGGAGGAAGCTCGGCTGATCTTTCTCGGCGTCAAGAACAGTATCGCTCTGCCGGACGGACCGACATTAGTCGTCGATATCGGCGGCGGATCCGTAGAGTTGATCGCAGGAAATCGAGACGGCCTCATGCACGGCACCAGCCTCAAACTGGGTGCGATCCGGCTCACCGAGCAATGTCTTCCAAAGACTCCGCCATCGGAATCGATGATGCGCTCGCTTGAAACCGTCGTCACGACGCACCTCCGTGACGCCATCGAGTCCTTTAAGATGAAGAAGTTTCACTCCCTGGTCGCTACCTCAGGCATGGCCGGCAACGTGGGAGAAGTCGTGCATCTCCGTCAGATGGGTCGCCCGTTGCCACAACACAATCTGGCAACCGTTTTATTGAAGCATATCCGAAGCTTGGAAGCTGAGTTGGCTCGTTCATCAGTGAAGGACCGCTTGGCCATTCCAGGTCTGGATCCTAAACGCGTCGATACTCTGCTGCCCACGACCGTCGTGCTGCGATGCCTGCTCGAACTGTCCGACCTTCAGGAAATCACGCTCTGCGACAAGGCCATTCGAGAAGGAATCATTTACGACTTTATCGCCCGCCATCGTGAAGGGTTGAAGGCCGAGCAGGATTTTCCTGACGTCCGCCGTCGCAACGTGATCGGTCTGGCTCGGCGCTGCCATGCCCCGGAGGGTCATTCACTCCATGTAGCCAGTTTGGCCTTGCAGCTGTTTGACCAGACCAAGCGCGAGCATCACCTCGGAGACCAGGAACGTACATGGCTGGAATATGCCGCCATCCTGCACGACGTGGGGTATCACATCAATCCCAGGCAGCATCACAAGCATACGTATTATCTCATCAAACATAGCGATCTTGGCGGGTTGACGGCTGAGGATATCGATGTGGTGGCCAGTATCGCCCGCTATCACCGACGGGCCTTGCCGACGGTCAAACACGAGGAATTCAACAGCCTGCCGCCCCGCCTTCAACGCGCCGTTAAGATCCTTGCCTCACTGTTGCGAATTGCGGATGGACTCGACCGGACCCATTTTTCCCTGATTCAACGTGTGCAGATCAAGTTTGGGAAGCAGATCACCATCGACGTGCACCTCACGGGCGACGCAGAGATGGAACTATGGGCTGCAAAAAACCGAGCAGATCTCTTCGAACAGGTCTTCCGCCGACCGGTGCAGTTCTCCGGCGTGCCGCTGAAAGCTGACCAGTCATGA
- a CDS encoding histidine phosphatase family protein, translated as MECILFRHGIAIEPDEWKGTEEDRPLTDQGKRRTRQAAQGIVLLGCQPTYLFTSPFVRAYDTARIVRMAVCPTLELETRNELTVGTKPDQLMALLRTLPSDAVVLCVGHEPLLGEVASLLLCGKVLSNFPLKKAGAASLELTNGVKPGQARLRWWLRPGQLRAIGKRSSSTQAE; from the coding sequence ATGGAATGCATTCTGTTTCGCCATGGCATTGCGATAGAACCAGATGAGTGGAAGGGGACTGAGGAGGATCGTCCGCTGACGGACCAGGGGAAGAGGCGCACCAGACAGGCAGCTCAAGGGATAGTTTTACTGGGTTGCCAGCCGACGTATCTGTTCACGAGTCCCTTCGTGCGGGCATACGATACGGCAAGGATTGTGCGTATGGCGGTCTGTCCAACCCTCGAGTTGGAAACCAGGAATGAGTTGACGGTGGGAACAAAACCAGATCAACTCATGGCGCTTCTTCGCACACTTCCCTCAGACGCAGTTGTGCTGTGTGTTGGGCATGAACCTCTGTTGGGTGAAGTCGCGAGCCTGTTACTCTGCGGGAAAGTGCTTTCTAATTTTCCACTCAAGAAGGCTGGAGCTGCCAGTCTCGAACTAACAAACGGTGTCAAACCTGGACAGGCTCGGCTGCGCTGGTGGCTGAGGCCTGGACAGTTACGAGCGATTGGGAAGCGTTCGTCCAGCACGCAGGCAGAGTGA
- a CDS encoding tetratricopeptide repeat protein has product MSDSAGQMSDPAVSPVERYERGLALKQAGLHNAAIDQFEMAAVETSVTLKAYAQIGLCYKLSGCYEEAVPAFRKALNVATASSKETVQILYVLGRTLESLGRVAETLEAYRWIRREDPDYRDVTERIERLSSRRPTVAVKKR; this is encoded by the coding sequence ATGTCTGATTCAGCCGGGCAGATGTCCGATCCAGCCGTCAGCCCTGTGGAACGCTATGAGCGAGGACTTGCGCTTAAACAGGCAGGATTGCATAACGCTGCGATCGACCAGTTTGAAATGGCTGCCGTCGAGACGTCAGTGACTCTGAAAGCCTATGCACAGATCGGGCTTTGCTATAAATTGTCCGGTTGCTATGAAGAAGCGGTCCCGGCTTTTCGGAAGGCACTGAATGTGGCCACGGCCTCTTCAAAGGAAACCGTTCAAATACTCTATGTTCTCGGTCGCACGCTGGAGTCATTGGGGCGCGTTGCGGAAACACTCGAAGCCTATCGCTGGATTAGGCGAGAAGATCCGGACTATCGGGATGTCACGGAGAGGATCGAGCGGCTCAGCTCCCGCCGCCCGACAGTCGCCGTAAAAAAGCGCTAG
- a CDS encoding AAA family ATPase: MYESFYRFKAKPFALLPDSSFLYQGTEHQAAYSLLEYGILSEAPFMVLTGDPGVGKTSLLQKLIAEHGSRHKIGLVTNARYDIEQLLPWILLSLGLSTKRLDPIEAYHLFAEFLAQESKRSRRVILVIDEAQSLGAELLEELRLLSNMNDGRTLKLQIILSGQPDLYTLLQRIDMTQFAQRIVVDYHLKPLSETDTLNCIRHRLQVAGGRPGLFTDQACALVHRLSQGNPRLINQVADIALTYGYAEQARTITAKLVAQAALDRIKGRILPLAATEELVDLASAPDEPLEHQGSIRTSSIADEPSEADSSRSPEEDYERGIVLKAQGQMKEAVELFHAAARDKSLWFKAYAQVGFCYVTMREPQAAIQAFCTALDDPTAPLEEMMDVLYCLGRSLESVGKTDQAREVYERINQSTPSFRDVSNRLNQLAKSPKPSRKGDEQLTRTHSWFSGIIDNVQRFLVGSHK, encoded by the coding sequence ATGTACGAATCATTCTATCGGTTCAAAGCCAAACCGTTCGCACTCCTACCAGACAGCAGCTTTCTTTATCAGGGCACAGAACATCAGGCGGCCTATAGTCTGCTGGAATATGGCATTCTGAGCGAGGCTCCCTTTATGGTGCTCACCGGGGATCCCGGTGTCGGGAAGACCTCCCTTCTTCAGAAGCTCATCGCTGAGCACGGAAGCCGGCACAAAATCGGGTTGGTGACCAACGCGCGGTACGATATCGAGCAACTCTTGCCATGGATCCTCTTGTCTCTTGGGTTAAGTACCAAACGGCTCGACCCCATCGAAGCCTACCACCTCTTTGCAGAGTTTCTCGCTCAAGAATCGAAGCGGTCACGACGTGTCATTCTCGTCATTGATGAAGCACAAAGCCTGGGTGCGGAGTTGCTCGAAGAGCTGCGTTTGTTGTCGAACATGAACGACGGGAGGACCTTAAAGTTACAGATCATTCTCTCCGGTCAACCTGATCTCTATACGCTGCTTCAACGGATCGATATGACTCAGTTCGCGCAACGGATTGTCGTCGACTATCATCTCAAACCACTGTCGGAGACGGATACGCTCAATTGTATTCGCCATCGACTGCAGGTTGCGGGCGGGCGTCCAGGGCTCTTTACCGACCAGGCCTGCGCGCTCGTGCATCGATTGAGTCAAGGGAATCCACGACTGATTAATCAAGTGGCAGATATTGCCTTAACCTATGGTTATGCCGAGCAGGCGCGGACCATTACTGCAAAGTTAGTCGCTCAGGCTGCCCTTGACCGGATCAAAGGGAGAATACTTCCGCTGGCTGCCACGGAAGAATTAGTTGACCTTGCATCTGCTCCGGACGAGCCCTTAGAACACCAAGGTTCCATCCGGACTTCCTCGATTGCCGATGAACCGTCTGAAGCCGATTCGAGTCGTTCTCCGGAAGAGGACTATGAACGAGGGATAGTCTTAAAAGCACAAGGGCAGATGAAAGAGGCCGTCGAACTCTTTCATGCCGCTGCCAGGGACAAGTCCCTGTGGTTCAAGGCGTATGCCCAGGTCGGTTTTTGTTATGTCACGATGCGGGAGCCTCAGGCCGCGATTCAAGCGTTTTGCACGGCTCTGGATGATCCCACGGCGCCACTGGAAGAGATGATGGATGTCCTTTACTGTTTGGGGCGTAGTCTTGAATCCGTTGGAAAGACTGATCAAGCGAGAGAAGTGTATGAGCGAATCAATCAGTCCACTCCATCCTTTAGAGATGTCTCCAATCGATTGAATCAACTGGCTAAATCTCCGAAGCCGTCGCGGAAAGGCGATGAACAACTCACAAGAACACATTCTTGGTTCAGTGGAATCATCGACAATGTTCAACGATTTCTCGTCGGCAGCCACAAGTGA
- a CDS encoding CpsD/CapB family tyrosine-protein kinase, which translates to MDRIRAALDLYKDLRGSSTRGEASGGTATLSVPPPITYTKTRSLSIAHTVLRNHRVMAAHKKGPFVDAYKILRTQVTQRLRENGWNVVGVTSPGYGEGKTLTAVNLAVSLAMETTQTVLLVDSDLQDPTVHQVFGLKDCLGLADYVLDDQPVEDLLLHPGIGRFVLLPGGRAISNSTEILTSPKMVALVEELKHRYPSRVVIFDLPPLLHTADVLAFSPYTDALLMVVEEGKTTGEELQRALSLVKNSRPVLGTVLNKAGRSSLTLADMKAMLAP; encoded by the coding sequence ATGGATCGCATCCGTGCCGCACTTGACTTGTATAAGGATTTGAGAGGCTCCTCCACCCGTGGTGAAGCCAGCGGGGGAACTGCGACCCTGTCGGTGCCGCCGCCGATTACATATACGAAGACCAGATCACTGAGCATTGCCCACACGGTTTTGCGTAATCATCGTGTGATGGCCGCGCATAAGAAGGGGCCGTTCGTCGACGCTTATAAAATTCTTCGAACCCAAGTCACACAGCGGCTTCGTGAAAATGGATGGAATGTCGTGGGTGTGACGAGTCCCGGCTATGGAGAAGGGAAGACCCTGACGGCCGTCAATTTAGCGGTCAGTCTGGCAATGGAAACAACGCAGACCGTACTGTTGGTGGATTCGGATCTGCAGGATCCTACGGTGCATCAAGTATTTGGTTTGAAAGATTGTCTCGGGCTGGCCGACTACGTGCTTGATGATCAGCCTGTCGAAGACTTGCTGTTGCACCCTGGGATTGGGCGCTTTGTCTTGTTGCCCGGAGGTCGCGCGATCTCAAATTCCACTGAAATCTTGACCTCACCGAAGATGGTTGCGTTGGTGGAAGAGTTGAAGCATCGCTATCCCTCCCGAGTCGTCATATTTGATCTCCCTCCATTGCTGCATACGGCGGATGTCTTGGCGTTTTCTCCGTACACGGACGCGCTTCTGATGGTCGTCGAGGAGGGGAAGACGACGGGTGAGGAATTGCAGCGCGCCCTATCATTGGTCAAGAACTCACGACCAGTCTTAGGAACGGTGCTAAACAAGGCTGGACGATCGTCCTTGACCCTTGCGGATATGAAGGCCATGTTGGCCCCCTAG